ATCCGGGCCTCCAGCTGCCAGCTTGGGTCCTGATCCAAGGCATCCGCCAACCGGGCGCAGGCACCGTGGTCTGCGCCGAGCAGCACCAGCACGCCCCCCTCCCGCAGATGACCCGAGACATGACGCCAATTGCCTGCCATTGCAGGAAATCCAGTCTCTGAGCCAAAGATCGCCAGATCGAATGCCGGGGCGCCCTGTACAATGCGGGCCGCCGGGCCACCGCTGAGGGCATCTGTCGGAATGGCGCGACGATCACAGGCGGCCTGAAGTGCCTCGATGGCGCCCATCGTCGCGACGATCTGATGATGCGCGCCGCGCTTGAGACAGACCGCCCCCAGATCACCGGCGCCAATCTGGATGGTCCGCTGGCCCGGCTTGACGGTGGTCGCTAAAAAGTCAGCGACGAGATCGTCCTGGACTCGGGCCCGCTTCACGGGCAGGCGGCGGACTTCACCGGCGGGAAGGACATCGGTCATCGTCATGGCGTGTTCCATTCGTGAACAAGGCGTTAACGTCTGACTGCGGCGTCGCAAGCCGCGGGCCACTCCGTCAATCTTCCGGTAACCCTGTTGGCCGTCAGGATGGAATTTCATTGCGTCCATGCGATAGCGGGAGTTTCTTGCGGTCATGACCGACCCCTCTTCATTGCCCGAACCGGCAAAGCCTCACATTGTCGATGAACTGATCGAGGATCGCGCTCCGCGTCTCATCGGTACGCCGCTATGGCCGCTGGTGAAGGCTGCTGCCTACCCCATGCTCGGCTACCGCCGCGCGGTCGCCATGGCTGATGCCATTGCCGACCTTTCAGGAACAGAATGCTTTGAATGGGCATCGGACTATCTGCGCCTCGATGCTCACTGCGAAGGCTTGGACAATGTGCCCGAAAAGGGCGCCTGCGTGATTGTCGCCAACCATCCCGGCGGCATCGCTGACGGCATCGCGCTGTGGGACAGCCTCAAGACCAGGCGATCTGATCTGCTCTACTTCGCCAATCGTGACGCGTTGAAGGTCTGCCCCGGACTGGAAGAGCGCGTCATTCCTGTTGAGTGGCGCGACCAGCACCGCGACCGCAATCAGAGCCGTGAAGTCCTGCGCCGCGCCATCGATGCCTTCAAGGCCGACCAGTGCATCGTCCTGTTTCCGTCGGGACGAATGTCAGAATGGAGCTGGAAGGATTGGCGCCTGCGCGAAAAACCCTGGCAGCCGACCGCCATCAGCCTGGCCCGGAAATTCAATGCCCCCGTCATCCCGCTTGCCGTTCGCCAGCGCATGCCTTTGCTCTACTACGCTCTCGCCCAGATCAATGAGGAACTGAAAGACATGACGATATTCCACGGCCTCATGGGCAAGGCCGGCGCCCGCTACGAGCTGGCCTATGGCCGCCCGATGATCATCGGCAAGGATGACGGCAGCGACGCCCAGGTCACCGAAATGTTCCGGGATATCTGCGAACGGACCGCCTGGAGGCGATAGCCCAGCGGTTCCTGTCGACAAAAAAGCCCCGCCGGATCGGGATCGGGCGGGGCTTGTTCATTTCGGCAGAGCGACAGCCTAGCCCTCGCGCTCGACCATCATCTGCTTGATCTCACCGATGGCCTCGGCCGGGTTCAGCCCCTTCGGGCAGACCTGGGCGCAATTCATGATGGTGTGGCAGCGATAGAGCTTGAACGGGTCATTGAGCTCATCGAGGCGCTCGCCCGTGGCTTCATCGCGGCTGTCGGCCAGCCAGCGATAGGCTTGCAGCAGGGCCGCCGGACCCATGTATTTGTCGCCATTCCACCAATAGGACGGGCAGGCGGTCGAGCAGGAGGCGCACATGATGCACTCGTAGAGCCCGTCCAGCTTTTCGCGCTGCTCGGGGCTTTGTTTCCACTCTTTCTCGGGTGCCGGCGTATCGGTCTTGAGATAGGGCTTCACGGCCGCGTGCTGGGCGTAGAATTGCGTCAGATCCGGGATCAGGTCGCGAACCACCGGCTGGTGCGGCAGCGGCGAGATGGTGATGTCACCCTTGTACTCGTCGATACCAGAGGTACAGGCGATCGTGTTGCGACCGCCGATATTCATCGAGCAGGAGCCACACACGCCCTCGCGGCAGGAGCGGCGGAAGGCCAGCGAGGCGTCGACATTGTTCTTGATCCACAACAGGGCATCGAGAACCATCGGCCCGCAATCATCCATGTCGACCTTGTAGGTGTCCCAGCTGGGCGTCTCGTCGGTTTCCGGGTTGTAGCGGTAAACCTTGAACGTGCGGGTGTTGGTCGCGCCGTCCGGCTTGGGATGGGTCTTGCCCTTTTTCGGGGCGGAACCTTTGGGAAGTGTCAGCTGAACCATGCGGGTCCTCGTTCAGTTCACGACGCGCTTGGCGCGCGGGATCATCAGTTTCAGGCCGGACCAGATCGCGTCGACGGCGCACACTTTCACATCGACCAGGTCGATGGGCAGGGCGACATCACGGATCACGTCCTCGGTCATGTCGGTTTCGACTTTCGACGCCTTCTTGGGCCAGGAGACCCAGATCATGCCGTCTTGTCGGATGGATGAGCGCAAGCGCGGCAGATCGGTTTCGAACTCGGTACGCACCTTTGTGAAATAGTGCACATAGTCGAGCTCATCACCGGCCTCGGCCGTCGCCTGTTCGCGGGCAAAGACCGCCGCCGAGCGCAGATCGTCATGCGCTTCGGGCAGATTCAGGAATGCCACAGCCTGCCCGTCCTTGAG
The window above is part of the Maricaulis maris MCS10 genome. Proteins encoded here:
- a CDS encoding succinate dehydrogenase iron-sulfur subunit is translated as MVQLTLPKGSAPKKGKTHPKPDGATNTRTFKVYRYNPETDETPSWDTYKVDMDDCGPMVLDALLWIKNNVDASLAFRRSCREGVCGSCSMNIGGRNTIACTSGIDEYKGDITISPLPHQPVVRDLIPDLTQFYAQHAAVKPYLKTDTPAPEKEWKQSPEQREKLDGLYECIMCASCSTACPSYWWNGDKYMGPAALLQAYRWLADSRDEATGERLDELNDPFKLYRCHTIMNCAQVCPKGLNPAEAIGEIKQMMVEREG
- a CDS encoding 1-acyl-sn-glycerol-3-phosphate acyltransferase, whose amino-acid sequence is MTDPSSLPEPAKPHIVDELIEDRAPRLIGTPLWPLVKAAAYPMLGYRRAVAMADAIADLSGTECFEWASDYLRLDAHCEGLDNVPEKGACVIVANHPGGIADGIALWDSLKTRRSDLLYFANRDALKVCPGLEERVIPVEWRDQHRDRNQSREVLRRAIDAFKADQCIVLFPSGRMSEWSWKDWRLREKPWQPTAISLARKFNAPVIPLAVRQRMPLLYYALAQINEELKDMTIFHGLMGKAGARYELAYGRPMIIGKDDGSDAQVTEMFRDICERTAWRR
- a CDS encoding DUF3052 family protein, with the protein product MAQTAGYSGTPLPGKLGLKDGQAVAFLNLPEAHDDLRSAAVFAREQATAEAGDELDYVHYFTKVRTEFETDLPRLRSSIRQDGMIWVSWPKKASKVETDMTEDVIRDVALPIDLVDVKVCAVDAIWSGLKLMIPRAKRVVN